DNA sequence from the Streptomyces canus genome:
GGCCTCAGGCCTTGACCGAGCCGCTGAGCAGGTCCAGGGACCAGAACCGCTGGATCACCAGGAAGAGCCCGATCAGCGGGAGGATCGCGAGCAGACAGCCGGTGATGACCAGGGTGTAGAGGGCCGGCTGCGAGGCGCCCTGTGCGAGCAGCGTGTAGAGGCCGAGGGTGATCGGGAACTTCTCGTCGTCGGCGAGCATCACGTAGGGCAGCAGGAAGTTGTTCCAGATGCCGACGAACTGAAAGAGGAACACCGTGATCAGGCCCGGCATCATCATCGGTACGGCGATCCTCGAGAAGATCCTCCACTCGCTCGCGCCGTCCATGCGGGCCGCCTCCATCAGCTCGGCGGGCACCGAGGCGGCCGCGTAGATGCGGACCAGGTAGACGCCGTACGGCGAGAGGATCGACGGCAGCAGCATCGACCAGTACGAGTCGGCCATGCCCAGCTTCGACAGCAGCAGGTACTGCGGTACGGCCAGCACGACGGACGGCACCAGGACGCCGGCCAGGATCATCTTGAAGATGGCCTCACGGCCCCGGAAGGCGAACCGGCCGAGCGCGTAGCCGCCGGCGGCGGAGACCGCGGCCGAGAGCAGGGCGCCGAAACCGGCGTAGAAGGCCGAGTTGGCCATCCACCTCCAGAAGATGCCGTCGCGGTAGTCCGTCAGGTCGCTCAGGTTCTGGAGGAAGCCGCTGCCGGGGGCGAAGGTGAAGGTGGAGAAGAGCTCCGACCGGTCCTTGGTCGCCGCGATGACCACCCAGGCGATGGGGATCAGGCAGTACAGGGCGCCGAGGATCAGGACGATCGTGGGCACCCAGGCGGTGCGCCGTGCTGTGGCGGCCCTGCCGGTGGTGTCGGCGGTGAGGGTGAGGGGGGTCATGCCCGGTCCTCCCGGGTGTAGCGGTCGGAGATGCGCAGCAGGGTGAAGGAGAGGACGAACGTGGCCAGGGCCAGGACGACCGCGGTGGCGGAGGCGCCGTAGATGTCGGACTGGAGGAAGGCCTTGTCGTAGATGGCCATCAGGGGGCTCCACGAGCTGGGCAGGCCGTTGGTGAGCGGCTTGAGGGCCATCGGCTCGGTGAAGACCTGGAGGGTGGCGATCACCGAGAAGAAGAAGGTGAGCACCAGGGAGGGCATCACGATCGGGATCTTGATCTTCAGGGCGATGCCCAGGTCGGTCGCGCCGTCGATCCTGGCCGCCTCGTAGATCTCCGGCGGGATGGCCCTGAGTGCGGTGTAGATGACGATCATGTTGAAGCCGGTGCCGCCCCAGACCGCGATGTTCGCGAAGGAGAGATAGAGGTTGCCGCCGTCGAACAGGTCGGGCTGCGGAAGGCCGAACTTGTCCAGCAGGTAGGAGAAGGGGCTGACGTCCGGCAGGTACAGGAAGCCCCACATGAGGGCGGCGATGATGCCCGGCACCGCGTACGGCAGGAAGATCATCAAACGGGCGAAGGGCGCGCTGCGCGCCTTGGGTGTGTCCAGCATCAGCGCGAACAGCAGCGCGAGCCCCAGCATGGTCGGGATGACGATGAGGCCGTAGCCGAAGGCGCGCAGGACGCTGTGGCCGAACTCGGAGTCCTTGAGGACGTCGGTGTAGTTGCCGATGCCGTTCCAGACCTGTGCGCGGGCACCCTTGCCGAGGCCGATGCCCTTGACCTGGACCTTGTGCAGGCTCAGCCAGATCGCGTACCCGATGGGCACCACGGTGAAGGCGGCGAAGAGGGTCAGGGTGGGCACCAGGAACCAGTACGGTGCGCTGCGGCCACGGCGGCGGGGGCGGGGGCGGCTGGGGCGGACGGACTGGGCGGTGCCGGTGCCGTCCGCCAAGGGCCCGACCTCGATGAGGTCGGAGCCCTGGAGCGGAGCGCTGGTCATGCCTCGGTCACCTCGAAGCCCTGCTTCTTCATGTCGCCGAAGGTCTTCGACTGCACGGTGGCGAGGGCGGAGTCGAACTGGGACTCCTTCTTCGCCTTGGTGGCCTTGCCGAACGCGTCCTGGAAGGTGGTGTAGGCCGTGTTGACGTTGGGGCCCCAGGCCGCGGCGGCGGTGGTCGCGGCGATCTCACCGGCGGTGGTGTAGAAGTCCGCCTGGTTCGAGAAGAACTCCGGCGTGGTCAGGACGTTCCCGGACTGGCCCTTCGTGGCGGCCGGGTAGATCGCGACCTCCTTGACCAGGGCGGCCAGCGCCTCCGGGTCGGTGTTGAGCCAGGTGGCGAACTTGGCGGCGGCCTCGGCGTGCTGGGAGTCGGTGGAGACGCCGGTGGAGGAACCGCCCCAGCTGCCGGTGACGTTCTCGCCGGACTTCCACTGCGGCAGCGGTGCCATGCGCCACTTGCCCTTGGTGTCGGGGGCGGAGGAGACCAGCACACCGGGCGCCCAGACGGCGGAGACCCAGGCCAGGTGGGTGCCCTTGTTGAGGGCGTTGTTCCAGGCCGGGGTGTACATCGGCTGGTTGTCGATGACGCCCTCCTGCACGAGCCCGCCCCAGAACTCGGCGACCTGCTTGGTGGCGGCGTCGTCGATGCCGACGGTCCACTTGCCGGCCGAGTCGACGGTCCACCACTTGCCGCCGGCCTGCTGGGCGAGGCCCGCGAACAGACCGGGGTCGTTGGAGGAGAACGTGGTCAAGTAGGCGTCCGGGACGGCCTTCTTGGCGGCGCGGGCGGTCTCGGCGAACTCTGTCCAGGTCTTCGGGACGGCCAGGCCGTGCTTCTTGAAGAGGTCCTCGCGGTAGTAGAACATCAGCGGCCCGGCGTCCTGCGGGATCGCGTAGAGCGCGTCCGTGCCGAGGGTGACCATGCCCCAAAGACCCTCGGCGAAGTCCGACTTGGTGTCGCCCGCGTACTTGGTGATGTCGGCCAGGACGTCGTTGGAGACCAGGGTCGGCAGGGACTGGTACTCGACCTGGATGAGGTCGGGGGCGTTGCCGGCCTTCTTCGCGGTGATCAGCTTGGAGACGATCTCGCCGCCGCTGGCCTGCTTGGACACGGTCACCGTGATGTCCGGGTTCTTCTTGTTCCAGATCGCGGCGACCTTCTCCATGTTCGGAGCCCACGACCAGTAGGTCAGCTTGACCGGCCCGCCGCTCCCGCCGGAGTCCTTGTCGTCGGAACCGCCGCAGGCGGCGAGGGTGCTCGTGAGGCCGAGGGCTGCGGCCCCGGCAAGGATGCTGCGCCTGCTGATCTGGCGGCGGTTGATCGACATCTTCATCTCCCCTGACTTGGAACCAGCCGTCCCGCACGTCCCGCGTACGCGGCAACCGCCGTGGGGGGAGGTTCTGCGGACGTGACCGAGAGGCTGTGCGCGAGGGCCGCGCGGCTCTGTGATCGTGCACAGTAGAGAATTGTTTCGGCCCCTTGTCAATGGCGGGTGCGTGGGGTTACCTACTTGTTGCTCGCCGATGACAGGGGCGAGGGGAGCTGTGCACGATCACAGAAAATGAGGGTTTTCTGTGATCGTCAGGCGTTACGCCGACTCCCCTCGCCCCGCTCCCCGGCCCTCCCCCGGCCGCCGACGTCACCGCAGAGCCGGTATCCCCGTGACCGTCCGCGAAAGGACCCTTTGACATGCGCAGACGCAGTGTTCTCACCGCTGCCGGAGCCGCCGCGCTGGCCGTTCCGGCGCTGGGGGCGACCCAGGCCGTCGCCGCTCCCGGCGTGTCCCGCTCTTCCGGCTCTTCCGGCTCTTCCGGCTCTTCCGGCTCTTCCGGCGGCCGTCGCCTGAAGATCCGGGGCGTGGACATCTCCTCGCTGCCGAAGAACGAGGACCACGGCGCCGTGTACCGCACGGCCGACGGCCGCCGCGAGGACCCGGTCCGCCTGCTCGCCCGGGCCGGCGTCACCCACGCCCGCCTCAAGGTGTGGGTGAACCCGGCCGACGGCTACAACAACAAGGCGCACATCCTGCCGCTCGCCCGTCGCCTCGAGCGGGCCGGGGTCGGCATCTGGATCGACTTCCACTACTCGGACAGCTGGGCCGACCCCGCCCACCAGACCAAGCCCGCCGCCTGGGCGGACCTGGACGTGGCGGGCCTGACGCGCGCGGTGTACGACCACACGGCCGACGTCCTGGGAGCGCTGAAGCGGCAGGGCACCCCGGCTCAACTCGTGCAGATCGGCAACGAGTTGAACGGCGGTCTGATCTGGCCCGAGGGCAACTGGGAGCACTTCGACACCATGACCGCCTTGCTCAAGGCCGGTCTGAGCGCGGCCCGCGACACCACCCCGCGGATCCGCACGATCCTGCACCTGGCGAACGGCGGCGACAACGGGCTGTACCGCTGGTGGTTCGACAACATGGTGGCGTACGGCGTCGACTTCGACATCATCGGGCTCTCCTACTACCCGTTCTGGCACGGCCCGATGGCCGACGTGGCCGCCAATATGGCGGACATCACCGCGCGTTACGGCAAGCCGTGCGTGATAGCCGAGACGGCGTACCCGTTCACGCTGGAGAGCGAGGACGACGTCAACGACATCCTGAACGACCCCTCACAGCTGACCGAGGGCTTCCCCGCCACGCCTGCGGGCCAGGCCGCGTGGCTGCGCGCGGTGGCCGACCTCGCGGCCGGTGTACCGGACGGGCAGGGACTGGGCTACTGCTGCTGGGAGGGCCTGTGGACCTACCGCGCGGGCAGCGGCTGGGACCCGACGGACCCCTCCTCGGGCAACGCGTGGGAGAACCTGGCGCTGTTCGACTTCCAGGACCGGGCGCTGCCGGGGCTGCGGACGCTGGGGCGCTACCGGTCGTAGGACGCGCCGCCAGGTGGAGTGGGCTACACCCCGCATACGCCGGGCAGCTCCCTCGTGGCGGTGGGCGGGCGACGGAATCGTGGACGGCATCGAATCCCGCCCCGAGAAAGGGTTGGCCACTGCCATGCGCCGTTGCCTCACCATCGCCACCGCCCTGACCGCCGTCGCCCTCACCGCCGTCCTCTCCACCGGCTGCGACCCCGAGGACGTGGACAACTCCCTGGACTGCGTGTCGAACGCCGACACGATCGCCGACAGCGTCAAGGCCATCCACGAGGCCGGCTGGGACGCGGTGAACGACCCCTCGAAGACCGCCGCATCCATCGCCACGATCGACAAGAACGTCGACGAGATCAACAAGGCCCGGGACGACGCGGCCGGCGGCAAGGTCGACCAGGCCGTCAAGGACCTCGACCAGGCGATCGAGGACTACAACAAGTCCGTCCTCGACGGAGACACCCACCCGGACACCGGCAGGATCGACGCGGCGGCCGACCGGCTGAAGGACGTCTGCACGTCGTGAGGCCGGCCGTGGGCCGCCGCCAGGTGCGGGGCGATCGTCTGCCCTCGTGAGCTACCCGTGGGCCGCCGCCAGGTGGCGGGCGAGCCTCGGGGAGGCGAATTCGGTGCCGCACACGAAGCGCATCACCGGGCCGTAGGACGCCGCCGCCGGCAGGCCGGTGAAGTACAGGCCCGGTACGGAGGAGACATATCCGGCGCCGAGCCTGGGCGTGCCCCGGCTGACGGCGAGCGCGGTGCGCAGTTCATGCCCGAGGAAGTCCATCGCGGCGAGGTCGACGCGGTAGCCGGTGGCCGCGATGACGTGGTCGGCGGCGAGGCGGTCCATGGTCCCGGTGCCGGTGAGGACCTCCAGGCTGGGGTGTCCCTCCGATGTGTCCGCCGTGAGGATGCGGTCCACCTCGGTGACCCGCACCTTCCCCTCGAAGCGGTCGCGCAGCCACCACGCGCCGAGCGGACCGAGGACCCGTCGGACCAGGAAGTGGCGGGTGCCGGCCGGGAGGTGGCGGTAGGGGTGCGGGTAGTAGGTCAGGGCCCACAGCGACCAGGCCCGGCCGAAGGGCGACTCGGGGCGCAGCCTGGGCTGCTGCCACGGCGGTGCGCCGAAGGCCACGCTGCCGCGGCCGCGGGCGACCACCCTGACCTGCGCGCCCGCCTCCGCCGCCAGGGCGGCCGTCTCCAGCGCCGACTGGCCGGCGCCGACGACGATCAGCTCCTTGCCGGAGTAGCGGGTGAGGTCGTGGTGCTGGGAGCTGTGGGAGACCGGGCCGGTCGGGGCGGGTCCGTCGGGTGCGGCGGCGGCCAGCTCCGGGGGCAGGTGGGAGAGGCCCGACAGACCGGTGGCGACGACGACAGCCCGCGCGGTGAACGACTCCCCCGAGTCGAGCTTGAGCTGGAAACCCCCCTGCTCGCTCCGGTCCACGGACACCACCCGCACCTGCTCCAGCTCGGGCACCAGCTTCTGCTGGAACCACTGGCCGTACGCGATGAAGGTCTCCACGGGGACGATGTCCTCGTCCGTCACCAGCCGGGGGATCCCGGCGGCGTCGCAGTAGTCGACGAGGGTGTGCCCGGGCTGGGGCGCGTCGAGGCTGGAGGCGGCCGGGGTGGACTTGAGGAGCATCCCCGCGGGCATGTGGTCGCGCCAGCTGACCATGGGGTCGCCGAAGACGCGCACGGGTATGCCGCGCGCCCGCAGATGGGCGGCGGTCGACAGGCCGAACGGCCCAGCGCCGATGACTGCTACCGGATGGATCACGAAGTCCCTCCCCAGGACGTCACTTCGTCACTTCGTGGTGGAGCTGTTCAGCTGGTCGCGCTGCCGCGGCGGTTGGCCCGCCACAGCTGGTGGAGATGCTTGGCGCCCGGCCGCACGAAGCGCCCGAGCATCGTGAGGAACGGCAGCGGGTCGTCACCCGCGAACCAGGCCAGCTCGGTCCCGCTGGGCCGCTTCGGCGCGTGCGGTGTCGTATAGCCGCTGCGGCGGTAGGCGAGCAGGGCGGGCAGGTCGATGTTCTCCACGACATAGCGGTGGCCCGCCCGCTGTTCCCCCTCCGGAACGGCACGTCCGGTCAGGTCCAGGTGCATGGCGCGGACGACGTCCACCGCCGACTCGCTCTCGAAGAGCCGGAACTGGGCGCCCATGCGTGGATTGAAGTCCAGCAGTTTGTACTGACCGTCGCGCCGGTCGAAGCGCAGGTCGAGGTCGATGATGCCGGTGTAGCCGATCTGTTTGATGAAACGTGCGGCGAGGTCCGCGAGTTCCGGGTTGTCGACGACGTACGCGTTGGCCGTCATGCCCGCGTGCGGCGGCCAGGAACGCACCTTGACGCCGGTGAACAGGGCCAGCGGTGTGGAGTTGCGGTCGAAGTAGGCGTGCACGATCCAGTCCTCGGCCTCCTCTCGCGGCAGGTACTCCTGGAGGATCACCCCGGGCCGCTCACCCCAGTCACGGGCGAGGGCGAGCAGCCCTTCACGGGTGGCGATGCGCGTGGTGCCGTTCACCGCGGGCCGCCGGCGCCGTACGAACGCCTCGCGGTTCTTGGCCACCACCGGGAAACGGGCCTTCTCGGCGAAGTCCACGATGTCGTCGTACGACTGCGGGAAGGAGGCCTCCGGGCTCGCGATCCCGTGTTCCACGCACAGTTCGTGCAGGCCCTGTTTGCTGGCCAGCCGGCGGGGCAGGCCGGGCTCCACGCGCGGGAAGAGGAAACGGCCGAGGAGGTCGCTCTGATGCTCGGCGATCAGAACCGCCGCCTCCTCGTCGGTCGGTACCAGCACGGCGGGGCGGCCGATGCGGCGCCCGATCCGGATCAGTCCCTCGATCAGCCGGCCCGGGTCCTCGGTGCCGGTCGTCGGCCAGACGAACGCGCGGGTGAGGTACCGGGAGGCGGCCGCGGGCGTGTAGCGGTCCTCCGTGATGGCGTACATGGGCACGCCGAGGCGGCCCAGAGTGCGGATCGCGCCGACTCCGCCGTGGTGCAGCGGGTAGTCGCCGAACTTGACGATCAGGGCCGGTACCTCACGATCGGCCTCGAATGGCACATTGCTCGCGCTCCTGGCCACGGTCCCCCCACGCGTCCCCCAACGGACGCGACCCCACCCATCCCGTCCGTACTCGCAAAGGACGCTAAGCCGGAATGGAAGC
Encoded proteins:
- a CDS encoding carbohydrate ABC transporter permease, which produces MTPLTLTADTTGRAATARRTAWVPTIVLILGALYCLIPIAWVVIAATKDRSELFSTFTFAPGSGFLQNLSDLTDYRDGIFWRWMANSAFYAGFGALLSAAVSAAGGYALGRFAFRGREAIFKMILAGVLVPSVVLAVPQYLLLSKLGMADSYWSMLLPSILSPYGVYLVRIYAAASVPAELMEAARMDGASEWRIFSRIAVPMMMPGLITVFLFQFVGIWNNFLLPYVMLADDEKFPITLGLYTLLAQGASQPALYTLVITGCLLAILPLIGLFLVIQRFWSLDLLSGSVKA
- a CDS encoding carbohydrate ABC transporter permease yields the protein MTSAPLQGSDLIEVGPLADGTGTAQSVRPSRPRPRRRGRSAPYWFLVPTLTLFAAFTVVPIGYAIWLSLHKVQVKGIGLGKGARAQVWNGIGNYTDVLKDSEFGHSVLRAFGYGLIVIPTMLGLALLFALMLDTPKARSAPFARLMIFLPYAVPGIIAALMWGFLYLPDVSPFSYLLDKFGLPQPDLFDGGNLYLSFANIAVWGGTGFNMIVIYTALRAIPPEIYEAARIDGATDLGIALKIKIPIVMPSLVLTFFFSVIATLQVFTEPMALKPLTNGLPSSWSPLMAIYDKAFLQSDIYGASATAVVLALATFVLSFTLLRISDRYTREDRA
- a CDS encoding glycoside hydrolase family 53 protein produces the protein MRRRSVLTAAGAAALAVPALGATQAVAAPGVSRSSGSSGSSGSSGSSGGRRLKIRGVDISSLPKNEDHGAVYRTADGRREDPVRLLARAGVTHARLKVWVNPADGYNNKAHILPLARRLERAGVGIWIDFHYSDSWADPAHQTKPAAWADLDVAGLTRAVYDHTADVLGALKRQGTPAQLVQIGNELNGGLIWPEGNWEHFDTMTALLKAGLSAARDTTPRIRTILHLANGGDNGLYRWWFDNMVAYGVDFDIIGLSYYPFWHGPMADVAANMADITARYGKPCVIAETAYPFTLESEDDVNDILNDPSQLTEGFPATPAGQAAWLRAVADLAAGVPDGQGLGYCCWEGLWTYRAGSGWDPTDPSSGNAWENLALFDFQDRALPGLRTLGRYRS
- a CDS encoding ABC transporter substrate-binding protein, translating into MKMSINRRQISRRSILAGAAALGLTSTLAACGGSDDKDSGGSGGPVKLTYWSWAPNMEKVAAIWNKKNPDITVTVSKQASGGEIVSKLITAKKAGNAPDLIQVEYQSLPTLVSNDVLADITKYAGDTKSDFAEGLWGMVTLGTDALYAIPQDAGPLMFYYREDLFKKHGLAVPKTWTEFAETARAAKKAVPDAYLTTFSSNDPGLFAGLAQQAGGKWWTVDSAGKWTVGIDDAATKQVAEFWGGLVQEGVIDNQPMYTPAWNNALNKGTHLAWVSAVWAPGVLVSSAPDTKGKWRMAPLPQWKSGENVTGSWGGSSTGVSTDSQHAEAAAKFATWLNTDPEALAALVKEVAIYPAATKGQSGNVLTTPEFFSNQADFYTTAGEIAATTAAAAWGPNVNTAYTTFQDAFGKATKAKKESQFDSALATVQSKTFGDMKKQGFEVTEA
- a CDS encoding carboxylate--amine ligase, encoding MPFEADREVPALIVKFGDYPLHHGGVGAIRTLGRLGVPMYAITEDRYTPAAASRYLTRAFVWPTTGTEDPGRLIEGLIRIGRRIGRPAVLVPTDEEAAVLIAEHQSDLLGRFLFPRVEPGLPRRLASKQGLHELCVEHGIASPEASFPQSYDDIVDFAEKARFPVVAKNREAFVRRRRPAVNGTTRIATREGLLALARDWGERPGVILQEYLPREEAEDWIVHAYFDRNSTPLALFTGVKVRSWPPHAGMTANAYVVDNPELADLAARFIKQIGYTGIIDLDLRFDRRDGQYKLLDFNPRMGAQFRLFESESAVDVVRAMHLDLTGRAVPEGEQRAGHRYVVENIDLPALLAYRRSGYTTPHAPKRPSGTELAWFAGDDPLPFLTMLGRFVRPGAKHLHQLWRANRRGSATS
- a CDS encoding FAD-dependent oxidoreductase, with the protein product MIHPVAVIGAGPFGLSTAAHLRARGIPVRVFGDPMVSWRDHMPAGMLLKSTPAASSLDAPQPGHTLVDYCDAAGIPRLVTDEDIVPVETFIAYGQWFQQKLVPELEQVRVVSVDRSEQGGFQLKLDSGESFTARAVVVATGLSGLSHLPPELAAAAPDGPAPTGPVSHSSQHHDLTRYSGKELIVVGAGQSALETAALAAEAGAQVRVVARGRGSVAFGAPPWQQPRLRPESPFGRAWSLWALTYYPHPYRHLPAGTRHFLVRRVLGPLGAWWLRDRFEGKVRVTEVDRILTADTSEGHPSLEVLTGTGTMDRLAADHVIAATGYRVDLAAMDFLGHELRTALAVSRGTPRLGAGYVSSVPGLYFTGLPAAASYGPVMRFVCGTEFASPRLARHLAAAHG